The following are from one region of the Streptomyces changanensis genome:
- a CDS encoding beta-ketoacyl-ACP synthase 3, producing the protein MAGSRIAAVAGVRPQRVVGNDELGRGLGVTAEWIERRVGVRERRFAGAEETVTGMAAGAAAKALSAAGLAPVDVDLLVLATCSMPSPMPSGAASVAALLGVPHVAAFDVNAACAGFCYALGVADGLVRARTSRVALVIGAERMTDWVDRDDVDTATVFADGAGAAVVVAAERVGIHPVEWGGDGDKAGLVAIPDRHGSVTMQGQAVYRWVTSELTAVAAAACARAGIAPADLKGFVTHQANLRMIERLATGLGATNAAVARDVVETGNTSAASVPLALSRLIDLGQVRPGDPILLMGFGAGLSYAAQVVTCP; encoded by the coding sequence ATGGCCGGTTCCAGGATCGCGGCCGTCGCCGGCGTCCGCCCGCAACGGGTCGTCGGCAACGACGAGCTGGGCAGGGGGCTCGGCGTCACGGCCGAGTGGATCGAGCGCCGCGTGGGCGTCCGCGAGCGGCGCTTCGCCGGAGCGGAGGAGACCGTCACGGGAATGGCCGCCGGCGCCGCGGCCAAGGCGCTGTCGGCGGCGGGCCTCGCCCCCGTCGACGTCGATCTGCTGGTCCTGGCCACCTGCTCCATGCCGTCGCCCATGCCGAGCGGCGCGGCGTCCGTCGCGGCGCTGCTCGGGGTCCCGCACGTCGCCGCCTTCGACGTCAACGCGGCCTGCGCCGGATTCTGTTACGCCCTCGGCGTCGCCGACGGCCTCGTCCGCGCCCGCACCAGCCGCGTGGCCCTGGTCATCGGAGCCGAGCGGATGACCGACTGGGTGGACCGGGACGACGTGGACACCGCCACCGTCTTCGCCGACGGGGCCGGTGCCGCGGTCGTCGTCGCCGCCGAGCGGGTGGGGATCCACCCGGTGGAGTGGGGCGGGGACGGCGACAAGGCCGGGCTGGTCGCCATTCCCGACCGGCACGGCAGCGTCACCATGCAGGGCCAGGCCGTCTACCGCTGGGTGACGTCGGAGCTGACCGCGGTGGCGGCGGCGGCCTGCGCGCGCGCCGGGATCGCCCCCGCCGACCTCAAGGGCTTCGTGACGCACCAGGCGAACCTGCGGATGATCGAGCGCCTGGCGACGGGCCTCGGCGCCACGAACGCCGCCGTCGCCCGGGACGTCGTGGAGACCGGCAACACCTCCGCGGCCTCCGTGCCCTTGGCGCTGTCCCGGCTGATCGATCTGGGGCAGGTCCGGCCCGGGGACCCGATCCTGCTGATGGGCTTCGGCGCGGGCCTCAGCTACGCGGCCCAGGTGGTCACCTGCCCGTGA
- a CDS encoding DUF6531 domain-containing protein yields the protein MTLAERREQVARDRHRLSPMRDYMNAPDQPSGGRPYSPPPGKGLVERGPGAVTDGAVSGGAVADGADRADRAVQPRTAAAENPTWVSSRATVYPGVLSIGGQVKLPRRGSSYTGAWLYVMDEAGRPVVQQEIKRATDDPRGDTPDTGAWCYDWWSSTSYPIDQCFWWASSELGGILQDGKKYYAWVFLTAADGTSSPGGTKSPLVEAFYTPVIPGAQAGICTCYAQAHRADPVNTATGMFFERLTDASLVGPGVPLTLERTYRSDASAVGLLGRGWATPFDAQVTVTTGKATYRTGDGASLVFTQAADGTFTAPAGSAAKLVKGASGHTVTTPDHTRRTFDSSGRLTAVVGAAGKGLSLTYASGRLTSVKDAAGRTTTFTVGTDGLLSKVGLPDGTTVSYGYTDGLLTSVTDPAGRRSSYAYDANKRLSSFTDPAGGKVTNVYDATGRVTSQTDQNGRTTRFAWDGRSESHTTAPDGGVWTDVYAGNVLLETIDPYGARITYDYDRHLRPVGITDQRGNKTEMTYDGAGRMLTRSAPPALGYAESWGYDAAGNVTSHTDGRGNRTTYAYDTSNQLTSTTDPMGGRTAYTYTPLGALETVTTPRGKVTRYGYDAAGNRTSVTTPLGEKTTFTYDAAGRILSKTDPRGNVAGADPAAYTTTYAYDGRGLLGSATDPLGRTTAYTYNGAEQLTSARNPAGGTTTFAYDDAGHPTRTTDPAGNSVTRTYDASGRLASETDAAGGRTTYTYDKVGRLLSRVSPRGNVPGADPAAHTTSYAYDAAGNTIKVTGPTGASTTTTYDAINRPLVVTDPLGHTTGHTYDANDNVTKTTDAANKTVTSVYDKNDRLTSSTDQLGKTTSYAYDADGNLLSRTSPLGHKQSWTYDADGRRATAVDPRGNATGADPVPYTTTYGYDPAGNPTTVTDPLGGVATTAYDAVNNVVRQTDADGRATGYGYDALDRLTGVTAPGGAVTAYGHDETGNVTRRTDANGHVTTYGYDAARRLTSVTDPLERKTTYAYDAAGNLTEKTTPRGSTGYAYDPRGLLTKVDYSDSTPDVAFGYDDAGRMTARANSTISEDFVHDAVGNLTKTRGFAYTYDAAGQMLTRKYSDGDTLTYTYDSDGRTSTMVADGKTTTYTWDPAGNLVGSALPNTETEDRAYDRAGRLTAVTSSKAGATVTRTALTLSPSGLPSRVDVTRAGVGTGGYDFTYDAAGRLTSGCHPQPWVTGCAPGRTTSYTYDKVGNRLTSTLGTASTGYAYDAADQLTSTTTGTTTTAYGYDAEGNQTKAGADTYTYDLAGRISATTVAGVSYSYDHDASGNQVATRKDGTVTHRTQWDPHAPLPLLATEYDADWKVKQSFRYDPLGQPTATKTGAGALFYYHHDTQGSPVDVTGSTGTLHQRWAYDPFGTRVLNTTTGGAPASTPSFTGARHEPTTGNLDLHARRYDTATGRFTRPDPAARAQSNPHVSPYAYADNVPTLLTDPSGLTPVDPNDDRVDGPGEVLDIFGDAFVTVFKSPFVFLGDAHDAFTGENGGAGGFVDKYLPVRPAYRLYRAEYLLRQQGCDALADLYGEAAEELAQQVALVGIGGLTGWRRAAVSPEKAASSIGNLRFGAGGGGTVHYLRGKLSYKTPITPELTKLVNPQKGGTNCRACAIAVDRLLADGAPSSAPANLGRGADSAITGLYGGKPFLSTTLSGIVRDVLAGGDGARGIVWGFGPGKDDSHVFNVVNVKGDVIFLDGQSGHAKPGVYRNYGFLRTDQ from the coding sequence ATGACGCTCGCCGAGCGGCGGGAGCAGGTCGCGAGGGACCGGCACCGGCTGTCGCCGATGCGCGACTACATGAACGCCCCCGACCAGCCGTCCGGAGGGAGGCCGTACAGCCCGCCCCCGGGCAAGGGCCTCGTCGAACGCGGTCCCGGCGCCGTGACGGACGGGGCGGTGTCGGGTGGAGCCGTGGCCGACGGGGCCGACAGGGCCGACAGGGCCGTCCAGCCCCGCACCGCCGCGGCCGAGAACCCGACCTGGGTGTCGTCCCGGGCGACCGTGTACCCGGGAGTGCTGTCGATCGGTGGGCAGGTGAAGCTGCCCAGGCGGGGGTCCTCCTACACGGGGGCGTGGCTGTACGTCATGGACGAGGCGGGCCGCCCCGTGGTCCAGCAGGAGATCAAGAGGGCCACGGACGATCCCCGGGGCGACACCCCGGACACCGGGGCCTGGTGCTACGACTGGTGGTCGAGCACGTCCTACCCCATCGACCAGTGCTTCTGGTGGGCGAGCAGTGAGCTGGGCGGGATCCTGCAGGACGGCAAGAAGTACTACGCCTGGGTCTTCCTGACCGCCGCCGACGGCACGTCCAGCCCGGGCGGTACGAAGTCCCCGCTGGTGGAGGCGTTCTACACACCGGTGATTCCCGGCGCGCAGGCGGGAATCTGCACCTGTTACGCGCAGGCGCACCGCGCCGACCCGGTCAACACGGCGACCGGCATGTTCTTCGAGCGGCTCACCGACGCCTCGCTCGTGGGCCCGGGCGTGCCGCTGACCCTGGAGCGCACCTACCGCTCGGACGCGAGTGCCGTGGGTCTGCTGGGGCGCGGCTGGGCGACGCCGTTCGACGCGCAGGTGACGGTCACGACGGGGAAGGCGACGTACCGGACCGGCGACGGGGCGTCGCTCGTGTTCACCCAGGCCGCCGACGGCACGTTCACCGCCCCCGCGGGCTCGGCCGCCAAGCTGGTCAAGGGCGCGAGCGGCCACACGGTCACCACGCCCGACCACACCAGGCGGACGTTCGACAGCTCCGGTCGGCTCACGGCCGTGGTGGGCGCGGCCGGCAAGGGGCTGAGCCTGACATACGCATCCGGCAGGCTCACCTCCGTCAAGGACGCCGCCGGCCGCACCACCACGTTCACGGTGGGCACCGACGGGCTGCTGTCCAAGGTGGGCCTGCCCGACGGCACGACGGTGTCGTACGGATACACCGACGGCCTGCTGACCTCGGTGACGGACCCGGCCGGCCGGAGGTCGTCGTACGCGTACGACGCGAACAAGCGGCTGTCCTCCTTCACCGATCCGGCGGGCGGCAAGGTCACCAACGTCTACGACGCCACCGGCCGCGTCACGTCCCAGACGGACCAGAACGGCAGGACCACCAGGTTCGCGTGGGACGGGCGCAGCGAGTCGCACACCACGGCGCCGGACGGCGGGGTGTGGACCGACGTGTACGCCGGCAACGTCCTGTTGGAGACGATCGACCCGTACGGCGCGCGCATCACCTACGACTACGACCGGCATCTGCGGCCCGTCGGCATCACCGACCAGCGGGGCAACAAGACGGAGATGACGTACGACGGCGCCGGGCGGATGCTCACCCGTAGCGCGCCCCCGGCCCTCGGCTACGCGGAGAGCTGGGGCTACGACGCGGCGGGGAACGTCACCAGTCACACCGACGGCCGTGGCAACAGGACGACGTACGCGTACGACACGTCGAACCAGCTGACGTCGACCACGGACCCGATGGGCGGCAGGACCGCCTACACGTACACCCCGCTCGGTGCCCTGGAGACCGTGACGACACCGCGCGGCAAGGTCACCCGGTACGGGTACGACGCGGCGGGCAACCGCACGTCGGTCACCACCCCGCTGGGCGAGAAGACGACGTTCACGTACGACGCGGCCGGCCGGATCCTCTCCAAGACGGACCCGCGCGGCAACGTCGCGGGCGCCGACCCGGCGGCGTACACCACCACGTACGCCTACGACGGGCGCGGCCTGCTCGGCTCGGCCACCGACCCGCTGGGCCGCACCACGGCCTACACGTACAACGGTGCCGAGCAGCTGACGTCCGCCAGGAACCCGGCGGGCGGCACGACCACGTTCGCCTACGACGACGCCGGGCACCCCACCCGGACCACCGACCCCGCCGGCAACTCCGTCACCCGCACCTACGACGCGAGCGGGCGCCTCGCCTCCGAGACCGACGCGGCCGGCGGCAGGACCACGTACACCTACGACAAGGTGGGGCGCCTGCTGAGCAGGGTCTCGCCCCGGGGCAACGTCCCCGGCGCCGACCCGGCCGCCCACACCACCAGCTACGCCTACGACGCGGCCGGCAACACCATCAAGGTCACCGGCCCGACCGGCGCGTCCACCACCACGACGTACGACGCGATCAACCGCCCGCTCGTGGTCACCGACCCGCTGGGCCACACCACCGGCCACACCTACGACGCCAACGACAACGTCACCAAGACCACCGACGCCGCGAACAAGACGGTCACCTCCGTCTACGACAAGAACGACCGGCTCACCAGCAGCACGGACCAGCTGGGCAAGACCACCTCCTACGCCTACGACGCCGACGGCAACCTGCTCAGCCGCACCTCCCCGCTCGGCCACAAGCAGAGCTGGACCTACGACGCCGACGGCCGCCGCGCCACCGCGGTCGACCCCCGCGGCAACGCCACCGGCGCCGACCCCGTCCCGTACACGACCACGTACGGCTACGACCCGGCGGGCAACCCCACCACGGTCACCGACCCGCTCGGCGGCGTGGCCACCACGGCCTACGACGCGGTGAACAACGTCGTCCGGCAGACGGACGCCGACGGGCGCGCCACCGGCTACGGCTACGACGCGCTGGACCGGCTGACCGGTGTCACCGCTCCCGGCGGCGCGGTCACCGCCTACGGCCACGACGAGACCGGGAACGTCACCCGGCGCACCGACGCCAACGGCCACGTCACCACGTACGGCTACGACGCGGCCCGCCGCCTCACCTCGGTCACCGACCCGCTGGAGCGGAAGACGACGTACGCCTACGACGCCGCCGGCAACCTCACGGAGAAGACCACGCCGCGGGGATCCACCGGGTACGCCTACGACCCCCGCGGCCTGCTCACCAAGGTCGACTACTCCGACTCCACCCCGGACGTGGCCTTCGGCTACGACGACGCCGGGCGGATGACCGCCCGCGCCAACTCCACGATCTCCGAGGACTTCGTCCACGACGCGGTCGGCAACCTCACCAAGACCCGCGGCTTCGCCTACACCTACGACGCCGCCGGACAGATGCTCACCCGCAAGTACTCCGACGGCGACACCCTCACCTACACCTACGACAGCGACGGCCGCACCTCCACGATGGTGGCCGACGGCAAGACCACGACGTACACCTGGGACCCGGCCGGCAACCTCGTCGGGTCCGCCCTGCCCAACACCGAGACCGAGGACCGGGCCTACGACCGGGCGGGCCGCCTCACGGCGGTGACCTCCTCCAAGGCGGGCGCCACCGTCACCAGGACAGCGCTCACCCTCTCCCCTTCGGGCCTGCCCTCCCGCGTGGACGTCACCCGGGCCGGTGTCGGCACCGGCGGGTACGACTTCACCTACGACGCGGCCGGCCGGCTCACGTCCGGGTGCCACCCCCAGCCCTGGGTCACCGGCTGCGCTCCCGGCCGCACCACGTCCTACACCTACGACAAGGTCGGCAACCGCCTGACCTCCACCCTGGGTACCGCCTCGACCGGTTACGCCTACGACGCGGCCGACCAGCTCACCTCGACCACCACGGGCACCACCACCACCGCCTACGGGTACGACGCCGAGGGCAACCAGACGAAGGCGGGCGCCGACACCTACACGTACGACCTGGCCGGTCGGATCTCGGCCACCACCGTGGCGGGCGTCTCCTACTCCTACGACCACGACGCCTCCGGCAACCAGGTTGCCACCCGCAAGGACGGCACGGTCACCCACCGCACCCAGTGGGACCCGCACGCCCCCCTGCCGCTCCTGGCCACCGAGTACGACGCCGACTGGAAGGTCAAGCAGTCCTTCCGCTACGACCCGCTCGGCCAGCCCACCGCCACCAAGACGGGCGCGGGGGCCCTCTTCTATTACCACCATGACACCCAGGGCTCCCCGGTCGACGTCACCGGCAGCACCGGGACCCTCCACCAGCGCTGGGCGTACGACCCGTTCGGCACCCGCGTCCTCAACACGACCACCGGTGGGGCCCCCGCGAGCACCCCGTCCTTCACCGGCGCCCGCCACGAGCCCACCACCGGCAACCTCGACCTGCACGCCCGCCGGTACGACACCGCGACCGGCCGCTTCACCCGGCCCGACCCGGCGGCCCGCGCCCAGTCGAACCCGCACGTCTCGCCGTACGCCTACGCCGACAACGTCCCGACCCTGCTCACCGACCCCAGCGGTCTGACCCCCGTCGACCCGAACGACGACCGGGTGGACGGCCCCGGCGAGGTTCTCGACATCTTCGGTGACGCCTTCGTGACCGTCTTCAAGTCCCCGTTCGTCTTCCTCGGGGACGCGCACGACGCGTTCACCGGCGAGAACGGCGGCGCCGGTGGCTTCGTCGACAAGTACCTCCCGGTCCGCCCCGCCTACCGGCTCTACCGCGCCGAGTACCTGCTCCGCCAGCAGGGCTGCGACGCGCTCGCCGACCTGTACGGAGAGGCCGCGGAGGAACTGGCCCAGCAGGTCGCCCTCGTCGGGATCGGCGGCCTCACGGGGTGGCGGCGCGCGGCCGTGTCCCCGGAGAAGGCGGCGTCCTCGATCGGTAACCTGCGGTTCGGCGCGGGCGGCGGCGGGACGGTGCACTACCTGAGGGGCAAGCTCTCCTACAAGACGCCCATCACGCCGGAGCTGACGAAGCTGGTCAACCCCCAGAAGGGCGGGACCAACTGCCGCGCCTGCGCCATCGCCGTCGACCGACTGCTGGCCGACGGCGCCCCGTCCTCCGCCCCGGCGAACCTCGGGCGGGGGGCCGACTCGGCGATCACCGGCCTCTACGGCGGCAAGCCGTTCCTGAGCACGACCCTGAGCGGCATCGTGCGTGATGTCCTGGCCGGTGGGGACGGTGCCCGCGGTATCGTGTGGGGGTTCGGGCCCGGCAAGGACGACTCCCACGTGTTCAACGTGGTGAACGTCAAGGGAGACGTGATCTTCCTCGACGGACAGTCCGGGCACGCCAAGCCGGGCGTCTACCGGAACTACGGATTCCTCAGGACCGACCAGTGA
- a CDS encoding carbohydrate ABC transporter permease yields MTTPDLTAAPAARPTQPAPSTRPAPRRTPRRPRIGTALTYLSLVAASVVVLLPLTVVFLTSLKTSEEVADGSALSLPGNWLNTDNYVTAFTDGKMLAAFGNTAFILLFSIGGTVLIGSMTAYAIDRFDFRAKKTVMALFLVATLVPGVTTQVATFQLMNGFGLVDSRWAPILLYMGTDIVSIYIFLQFIRSIPTSLDEAARLDGANAFTIYRKIIFPLLKPAIATVVIIKGITTYNDFYIPFLYLHSEELGTISTALFRFKGPFGAHWEAISAGAILVIVPTLVVFLLLQRWIYNGFAQGATK; encoded by the coding sequence GTGACGACCCCCGACCTCACCGCCGCACCGGCCGCCCGGCCCACGCAGCCCGCGCCGTCCACGCGGCCCGCACCGCGCCGTACCCCCCGCCGCCCGCGGATCGGCACCGCGCTGACCTACCTGTCGCTGGTCGCCGCCTCCGTGGTCGTGCTGCTGCCGCTCACCGTCGTGTTCCTGACGTCCCTCAAGACCTCGGAGGAGGTCGCGGACGGCAGCGCGCTCTCCCTGCCGGGGAACTGGCTCAACACCGACAACTACGTCACGGCCTTCACCGACGGCAAGATGCTGGCCGCCTTCGGCAACACGGCGTTCATCCTGCTCTTCTCCATCGGCGGGACCGTCCTGATCGGCTCGATGACCGCCTACGCCATCGACCGCTTCGACTTCCGCGCCAAGAAGACCGTCATGGCGCTGTTCCTCGTCGCCACCCTGGTGCCGGGCGTCACGACACAGGTCGCCACCTTCCAACTGATGAACGGCTTCGGCCTCGTGGACTCACGGTGGGCGCCGATCCTGCTCTACATGGGCACGGACATCGTGTCGATCTACATCTTCCTGCAGTTCATCCGCTCCATCCCGACCTCCCTGGACGAGGCGGCCCGACTGGACGGCGCGAACGCCTTCACGATCTACCGGAAGATCATCTTCCCGCTGCTGAAGCCGGCCATCGCCACCGTGGTCATCATCAAGGGCATCACGACGTACAACGACTTCTACATCCCCTTCCTCTACCTGCACTCCGAGGAGCTCGGCACCATCTCCACGGCCCTGTTCCGCTTCAAGGGCCCCTTCGGCGCGCACTGGGAGGCGATCTCGGCGGGCGCGATCCTCGTCATCGTGCCGACGCTCGTCGTCTTCCTGCTGCTCCAGCGGTGGATCTACAACGGCTTCGCCCAGGGCGCGACGAAGTGA
- a CDS encoding carbohydrate ABC transporter permease: MRRSDGSGPPSGPPSGPPSGRRSWRDSPVRRLTPWLFLLLPLALLITFTYVPVVNMVYYGFTDWDGISPDRNFTGVDNYVQIFTRPELFRVFFVSGYYLAASAVQIAVALYFATVLSFDLRFRNLFKGILFFPYLINGVAIGFVFLYFFQDGGTLDSVLSWLGVTTDHPWLGDPTSANASLAGVSMWRFTGLNFVLFLGAIQSIPGELYEAAQLDGASRWQQFRHIIAPSIRPVLSLSLILAISGSLSVFEIPYIMTGGATGTSTFVIQTVKLAFQFNKTGLASAAAVVLLAIILLITWIQRRLVPDDKVDLT, translated from the coding sequence TTGCGGCGCAGCGACGGCTCCGGCCCGCCCTCGGGTCCCCCCTCCGGCCCGCCTTCCGGGCGGCGGTCCTGGCGCGACAGCCCCGTGCGGCGGCTCACCCCGTGGCTCTTCCTGCTGCTGCCGCTCGCCCTGCTGATCACGTTCACGTACGTCCCCGTGGTCAACATGGTCTACTACGGCTTCACCGACTGGGACGGCATCAGCCCGGACCGGAACTTCACGGGCGTCGACAACTACGTGCAGATCTTCACCCGCCCCGAGCTCTTCCGCGTCTTCTTCGTCAGCGGCTACTACCTCGCGGCGTCCGCCGTCCAGATCGCCGTGGCGCTGTACTTCGCCACCGTCCTCAGCTTCGACCTGCGGTTCCGCAACCTGTTCAAGGGGATCCTCTTCTTCCCCTACCTGATCAACGGCGTCGCGATCGGCTTCGTCTTCCTCTACTTCTTCCAGGACGGCGGCACGCTCGACTCCGTCCTGTCCTGGCTGGGCGTCACCACCGACCACCCGTGGCTCGGTGACCCCACCTCCGCCAACGCCTCCCTCGCGGGCGTCTCCATGTGGCGCTTCACCGGGCTGAACTTCGTCCTCTTCCTCGGCGCGATCCAGTCCATCCCCGGCGAGCTGTACGAGGCCGCCCAGCTGGACGGCGCGAGCCGGTGGCAGCAGTTCCGGCACATCATCGCCCCCAGCATCAGGCCCGTCCTCAGCCTGAGCCTCATCCTGGCGATCTCGGGGTCGCTGTCCGTGTTCGAGATCCCGTACATCATGACCGGCGGCGCGACCGGCACGTCGACCTTCGTCATCCAGACGGTCAAGCTCGCCTTCCAGTTCAACAAGACCGGCCTCGCCTCCGCCGCCGCCGTGGTGCTGCTCGCGATCATCCTGTTGATCACGTGGATCCAGCGCCGGCTCGTGCCCGACGACAAGGTGGACCTCACGTGA
- a CDS encoding ABC transporter substrate-binding protein: MGKKKTLTGALLATAMLTVAGCGGGGTASGEPATAPSDPGDATGEIKVLTHRTDLVQDGTMARYAAEFNKTHPKVKVTFEALTDYEGEVRIRMNTDDYGDVLMIPAAVAKNDYPKFFAPLGSSEELGSRYRFSDKTDVGGKVYGIAQFGTANGFLYNKAVWKKAGITDWPTTPQEFLADLRAIEAKTDAVPYYTNFKDGWPLTAWSNDIGSVSCDAKANDKLAGPVSPWKEGGELRVIDSLLHDIVKAGLSEKDPNTTNWEASKGMIAEGRIATMHLGSWAITQMRDAAKKAGTDPADIGFMPFPAQKDGTFCATATTDYQQAVSAHSEHKAAARAWIDWFTEKSGYAAKEGAISTVKAAAMPDTLADYGDNDVKLVERSEAETGEVNAIDNAAEIGLDKPDYRRQLVDIARGAQKGDARSFFADLDKRWNEAAKTAGS; this comes from the coding sequence ATGGGGAAGAAGAAGACGCTCACGGGGGCGCTCCTCGCCACCGCGATGCTGACCGTCGCGGGGTGCGGCGGCGGTGGCACCGCCTCCGGCGAACCGGCGACCGCCCCCTCCGACCCGGGCGACGCCACCGGCGAGATCAAGGTCCTCACGCACCGGACCGACCTCGTCCAGGACGGGACGATGGCCCGGTACGCCGCCGAGTTCAACAAGACCCACCCGAAGGTCAAGGTGACCTTCGAGGCCCTGACCGACTACGAGGGCGAGGTGAGGATCCGGATGAACACCGACGACTACGGCGACGTCCTCATGATCCCGGCCGCCGTCGCCAAGAACGACTACCCGAAGTTCTTCGCCCCTCTGGGCAGCTCCGAGGAACTGGGCTCCAGGTACCGCTTCAGCGACAAGACGGACGTCGGCGGCAAGGTCTACGGCATCGCCCAGTTCGGCACCGCCAACGGCTTCCTCTACAACAAGGCCGTCTGGAAGAAGGCCGGCATCACCGACTGGCCCACCACCCCGCAGGAGTTCCTCGCCGACCTCCGGGCGATCGAGGCGAAGACGGACGCCGTCCCGTACTACACGAACTTCAAGGACGGCTGGCCGCTGACGGCCTGGAGCAACGACATCGGCTCCGTCAGCTGCGACGCGAAGGCCAACGACAAGCTGGCCGGCCCCGTCTCCCCCTGGAAGGAGGGGGGCGAGCTGCGTGTCATCGACTCACTGCTGCACGACATCGTGAAGGCCGGCCTGTCGGAGAAGGACCCCAACACCACCAACTGGGAAGCCTCCAAGGGCATGATCGCCGAGGGCCGGATCGCCACCATGCACCTCGGCTCGTGGGCGATCACGCAGATGCGGGACGCGGCGAAGAAGGCCGGTACCGACCCGGCGGACATCGGCTTCATGCCGTTCCCCGCCCAGAAGGACGGCACCTTCTGCGCGACCGCCACCACGGACTACCAGCAGGCGGTCAGCGCCCACTCGGAGCACAAGGCGGCGGCGCGCGCCTGGATCGACTGGTTCACCGAGAAGTCGGGATACGCGGCGAAGGAGGGCGCCATCTCCACGGTGAAGGCCGCCGCGATGCCCGACACCCTCGCCGACTACGGTGACAACGATGTCAAGCTCGTGGAGCGGTCGGAGGCCGAGACGGGCGAGGTCAACGCCATCGACAACGCCGCCGAGATCGGCCTCGACAAGCCCGACTACCGGCGGCAGCTGGTCGACATCGCCCGCGGGGCGCAGAAGGGCGACGCCCGGAGCTTCTTCGCCGACCTCGACAAGCGGTGGAACGAGGCGGCGAAGACCGCCGGATCCTGA